In one window of Paracoccus saliphilus DNA:
- a CDS encoding glycosyl transferase family 90 — MVRNPVFFHISPDQCGGARLARLFSLNGYEAICDEKGKLAEDIAWAQMSGQVPLRDWPEARLFTGLYRLQPWWRPPLESWRSFAFLRQHFPDARFILTTRDMEAWLLDRMTAANGAAAKAYAAHWQVEEGEIPDLWARDWQAHLDAVETYFEDDPALIRVDTKTERLDDLRGRLEEFLPMPRSPKRPGWHYPAGPGLEQMLLRILDPAPESPRQQAEAFVGDVAEFCLRGRCHPATNELNGTSPFYGEWDGGPRVFNRAGKPHPFAIGPQPGSNNDIAIARPGLSFKERRAEGVINDILRLGRRDPVNIDMEDARWIGASHRKPLGKPVLCHNRREGARNLVLWPLPEQMGPGFRGYETPSPDNIPFEDKEDRLVWRGMISGNERREGVRPGPSSLRFLRRLEEAGDDPEAREEAWQGLCRTSRMAFIRRWFDHPDFDIGIAMAWAFRQFARDPLIAPYCTSRKGPAFFHGFRYQLCMTGYDHGSNFIQMINSQSVLLKEEDGWEVYYSGRFKPWKHYIPVQRYCDDIAEKLAWARENPNECKEMSRAAREEVALLADPVLMRAIKGRILDGLASAG; from the coding sequence ATGGTGCGGAACCCGGTCTTTTTCCATATCAGCCCCGACCAATGTGGCGGGGCACGTCTGGCGCGGCTATTTTCCCTCAACGGCTACGAGGCGATTTGCGACGAGAAGGGAAAGCTGGCCGAGGATATCGCTTGGGCGCAGATGAGTGGGCAGGTCCCGCTGCGTGACTGGCCGGAGGCCCGGTTGTTCACCGGCCTTTATCGCCTGCAGCCATGGTGGAGGCCGCCGCTGGAGAGCTGGCGCAGCTTTGCCTTCCTTCGCCAGCATTTTCCCGATGCACGTTTCATCCTGACGACGCGGGACATGGAAGCATGGCTTCTGGATCGGATGACTGCCGCGAATGGTGCGGCGGCAAAGGCATATGCGGCGCATTGGCAGGTCGAAGAGGGCGAGATACCCGACCTGTGGGCGCGTGACTGGCAAGCCCATCTTGATGCGGTCGAGACATATTTCGAAGATGATCCCGCATTGATCCGGGTGGATACGAAAACCGAAAGGCTCGATGATCTCCGTGGGCGTCTCGAGGAATTCCTGCCGATGCCACGGTCTCCCAAGCGTCCCGGCTGGCACTATCCTGCCGGTCCCGGGCTGGAACAGATGCTCTTGCGCATACTTGATCCGGCACCGGAATCGCCCCGGCAACAGGCCGAGGCGTTTGTCGGGGACGTGGCCGAATTTTGCCTGCGCGGGCGCTGTCACCCGGCAACGAACGAGTTGAACGGCACCTCTCCGTTTTACGGTGAATGGGATGGTGGTCCACGGGTTTTCAACCGGGCTGGCAAGCCGCATCCTTTCGCCATCGGTCCGCAGCCCGGAAGCAACAATGACATCGCAATCGCCCGTCCAGGCCTGAGCTTCAAGGAACGCCGCGCAGAAGGGGTCATCAACGATATTCTTCGTCTCGGGCGCCGCGACCCGGTGAATATCGATATGGAGGATGCGCGCTGGATCGGCGCCTCGCATCGGAAGCCGCTTGGCAAACCGGTATTGTGCCACAATCGCAGGGAAGGCGCCCGGAACCTGGTTCTCTGGCCGCTGCCCGAGCAGATGGGGCCCGGTTTCCGCGGCTACGAGACCCCCAGCCCCGACAATATCCCGTTCGAGGATAAAGAGGATCGGCTTGTCTGGCGCGGCATGATCTCGGGGAACGAACGTCGCGAGGGTGTCAGGCCCGGCCCGTCATCGCTGCGTTTCCTGCGCAGGCTCGAGGAGGCGGGAGATGATCCGGAGGCGCGGGAAGAGGCATGGCAAGGGCTGTGCCGCACCTCCCGCATGGCGTTCATCCGCCGCTGGTTTGATCATCCCGATTTCGACATCGGCATCGCGATGGCCTGGGCTTTTCGGCAATTCGCGCGTGATCCGTTAATCGCGCCCTATTGTACCAGCCGCAAGGGACCGGCCTTTTTCCATGGTTTCCGTTACCAGCTATGCATGACAGGCTACGATCACGGATCGAATTTCATCCAGATGATCAACAGTCAGTCGGTGCTGTTGAAGGAAGAGGATGGCTGGGAAGTCTATTATTCCGGTCGCTTCAAACCGTGGAAACACTATATACCGGTTCAGAGATATTGCGACGACATCGCCGAGAAACTCGCATGGGCGCGCGAAAATCCTAATGAATGCAAAGAGATGTCCCGTGCGGCCCGGGAAGAGGTTGCGTTACTTGCGGACCCGGTTCTGATGCGTGCGATCAAGGGGCGCATCCTCGACGGGCTGGCTTCGGCAGGATAA
- a CDS encoding MFS transporter, with translation MSVQSTEPTGPGRLTGTSTAWSVLLAISLCHMVNDVMQSMLAAIYPLLRTEFSLSYTQIGILSLAFQITASLLQPAVGMVTDRHPQPRSLSLGMASTFCGVLLLAFAHQYWVLLTGAMLIGIGSAIFHPESSRVARLASGGRFGTAQSLFQLGGNFGQSLGPLLAAFIVVPLGRPAVAWFAVAAALGVALLYQVGNWAEGRRRASTAQPDTTLRLPRKLVVRAIIVLAVLTFTKNIYSAAMLSYFTFFTIEKFGLGPQGAQLMLFLFLLGMAAGVMLGGLVGDRVGSLKVIWFSILGVLPFTLALPHVGLIPTGILSLVIGLVLASAFPAIVVFAQELVPGRTGMVAGLFFGFSFGMGGIAAAALGVLADAQGLRLVFLLCSVLPVFGILTILLPRQDELAG, from the coding sequence ATGAGTGTGCAGAGTACCGAGCCGACAGGTCCGGGCCGTCTGACCGGGACCAGCACCGCATGGAGCGTGCTGCTGGCGATCAGCCTGTGTCACATGGTCAATGACGTGATGCAGTCGATGTTGGCGGCAATCTATCCGCTGCTGCGCACGGAGTTCTCGCTGTCCTATACGCAGATCGGCATCCTGTCGCTTGCATTCCAGATCACGGCCTCGCTCTTGCAGCCCGCCGTCGGGATGGTGACGGACCGGCATCCGCAGCCGAGATCGCTCTCCCTCGGGATGGCCTCGACCTTTTGCGGAGTGCTGTTGCTGGCATTCGCGCATCAATATTGGGTCCTGTTGACCGGGGCGATGCTGATCGGGATCGGTTCGGCGATTTTCCATCCCGAAAGTTCCCGGGTGGCACGGCTTGCCTCGGGCGGGAGATTCGGCACCGCGCAATCCTTGTTTCAGCTCGGTGGAAATTTCGGTCAATCGCTCGGGCCGCTGCTGGCAGCCTTCATCGTCGTTCCCCTAGGCAGGCCCGCCGTAGCGTGGTTCGCGGTTGCCGCAGCATTGGGCGTCGCGCTGCTCTACCAGGTCGGCAACTGGGCCGAAGGGCGCAGGCGCGCCTCTACCGCACAGCCGGACACCACGTTGCGACTGCCCCGAAAACTGGTTGTCCGGGCAATCATCGTGCTGGCGGTGCTGACCTTTACCAAGAATATCTACAGCGCCGCGATGCTCAGCTATTTCACCTTCTTCACCATCGAGAAATTCGGCCTCGGCCCGCAAGGGGCACAGCTGATGCTGTTCCTGTTTTTGCTGGGCATGGCCGCGGGCGTCATGCTGGGCGGTCTCGTCGGAGACCGGGTCGGTTCGCTGAAGGTCATCTGGTTCTCGATCCTTGGGGTGCTGCCCTTCACGCTGGCATTGCCGCATGTGGGACTGATTCCGACCGGTATCCTGTCGCTGGTGATCGGGCTGGTCCTTGCCTCGGCATTTCCGGCCATCGTCGTGTTCGCGCAGGAACTCGTTCCAGGCCGCACCGGCATGGTGGCCGGGCTGTTCTTTGGGTTTTCCTTCGGCATGGGCGGTATCGCCGCCGCAGCGCTCGGAGTCCTGGCAGACGCGCAGGGGCTGCGGCTGGTCTTCCTGCTTTGCTCGGTGCTGCCTGTGTTCGGCATATTGACCATCTTGCTGCCAAGGCAGGATGAACTCGCAGGCTGA
- a CDS encoding TRAP transporter large permease — protein MSPAMLGFIGIIALLALLALRIPVALATGAVAIVGFALSGGLSGAGLTQGVATIPAILRELLQLDAMAMVALFVALGNIAFYAGISTRIYDAAQVWLRRVPGGMAMAAVLGCGGFAALSGSSVACASTMGRICVPEMLRHGYDPKLATSSVAVGGTLGSLIPPSILFILYGLLTGLPVAKLFIAGLLPGLLSLAGMIAVILWWVHEEPGIAPKPAPAKASRTEATLALWPPVTLLAIIIGGLYFGLLSPLAAAGFCVGLAVMIGVLDHRVSMDVLWIVLRDTAVQSASLLLIVATATLFLGFVEQTGIGNAVAEWARISGAPALTVIAIAAVICLILGMFVEPLGILVLVLPIILPLMQAYGMDPIWFGVILVKLLEIALITPPVGLNVFVIGSVTRDVAVDQIFAGVARFLLVDVLVLAVLILFPVLSTLLPSSMVP, from the coding sequence ATGAGCCCGGCCATGCTTGGCTTCATCGGAATCATCGCGCTGTTGGCGTTGCTGGCACTGCGGATTCCGGTTGCCCTGGCGACAGGGGCGGTCGCGATTGTCGGTTTCGCGCTGTCGGGAGGGCTGTCCGGCGCCGGATTGACCCAAGGCGTCGCGACCATCCCGGCGATTCTGCGGGAGTTGTTGCAACTTGACGCCATGGCGATGGTGGCGCTGTTCGTGGCCCTGGGCAACATCGCCTTCTATGCGGGAATTTCGACACGGATCTACGACGCCGCGCAGGTCTGGCTGCGGCGTGTGCCGGGGGGAATGGCAATGGCAGCTGTGCTGGGGTGCGGCGGTTTCGCGGCGCTATCCGGCTCGTCGGTGGCCTGCGCCTCGACCATGGGCCGGATTTGCGTGCCCGAGATGCTGCGGCACGGATATGATCCCAAGCTCGCCACATCCTCGGTTGCGGTCGGCGGCACCCTGGGATCGCTGATCCCGCCCTCGATCCTGTTCATCCTGTATGGCCTGCTGACCGGTCTGCCGGTCGCCAAGCTGTTCATCGCCGGGCTCTTGCCGGGGCTGCTCTCATTGGCGGGCATGATTGCAGTGATCCTCTGGTGGGTACACGAAGAGCCCGGAATCGCCCCGAAACCCGCCCCGGCCAAGGCAAGCCGGACCGAGGCGACCCTGGCGTTATGGCCGCCCGTCACCTTGCTGGCGATCATCATCGGCGGGCTGTATTTCGGCCTGTTGTCGCCTTTGGCAGCCGCGGGGTTCTGCGTGGGCCTGGCCGTGATGATCGGCGTGCTGGATCATCGGGTGTCGATGGATGTGCTATGGATCGTCCTTCGCGACACCGCCGTGCAAAGCGCCTCCTTGCTGCTGATTGTGGCGACCGCGACTCTGTTTCTTGGTTTCGTCGAACAGACCGGCATCGGGAATGCGGTTGCGGAATGGGCCCGTATCAGCGGTGCACCGGCGCTGACGGTTATCGCCATCGCGGCGGTTATCTGCCTGATCCTGGGCATGTTCGTCGAGCCGTTGGGAATACTTGTCCTGGTCTTGCCGATCATCTTGCCGCTGATGCAGGCCTACGGGATGGATCCGATCTGGTTCGGCGTAATTCTCGTCAAATTGCTGGAAATCGCCCTGATCACCCCACCCGTCGGGCTGAACGTCTTCGTCATTGGCAGCGTGACCCGGGATGTCGCCGTCGATCAGATATTCGCAGGGGTTGCGCGCTTTCTTCTGGTCGATGTGCTGGTGCTGGCGGTGCTTATTCTGTTTCCCGTTCTGTCGACCTTGCTGCCTTCCTCGATGGTGCCATAG
- a CDS encoding L,D-transpeptidase family protein, translating into MPFRPYRTSLALIMAMFAAVPALGQDGKSGFSAADIEAASYQGGDLPAGQSPLTAKVQVLLDRSGTSPGVIDGYKGGMSESALMAFERRAGLPIDGRMDPQVWQLLLPYAAQPQTMDYTITEEDAQGLVDAIPSDYAEKAQMSAMAYTSVAEKLGERFHMDEKFIAFLNPGTALVPGATIKVISPAKPIKTKVTRIIVDKATRRVAAYDADGEMIVDYPATVGSDATPSPSGHHTVVTVALNPNYTYNPEKNFKQGDNDKALIVPPGPNGPVGNVWIDLTKPTYGIHGTPTPSRLFRNQSNGCVRLTNWDARELAGMVIPGKTKVEFLEPGVTIADVTGGQIAPAEGVIPATAVATATTAASAAVTRPVTTAKPTLSARAPLPRPAWLGRSAATADTTMTTEMATTGTATARGNQPAGISAATEQSTAPLPPVGQPQPAGAPAPVAGTQPVYENTSEEEADGFAPATTQNPVDDLLSEALSNAIPESDIVPPAPVQPQ; encoded by the coding sequence ATGCCCTTTCGCCCCTATCGGACTTCACTGGCTCTGATCATGGCCATGTTCGCTGCAGTTCCGGCGCTTGGACAAGACGGGAAATCCGGGTTTTCCGCCGCCGATATCGAAGCCGCGAGTTATCAGGGCGGCGACCTGCCCGCGGGGCAATCTCCCCTGACTGCCAAGGTGCAAGTCCTTCTGGATCGATCCGGAACCTCTCCGGGGGTGATCGACGGATACAAGGGAGGGATGAGCGAAAGCGCCCTCATGGCGTTCGAGCGCCGCGCCGGCCTGCCCATCGATGGCCGGATGGACCCGCAAGTCTGGCAATTGCTTCTGCCCTATGCGGCACAGCCGCAGACAATGGATTACACGATCACCGAAGAGGACGCGCAGGGATTGGTCGATGCCATTCCAAGCGATTATGCCGAAAAGGCCCAGATGTCCGCGATGGCCTATACCAGCGTGGCGGAAAAACTGGGCGAGCGGTTTCACATGGACGAGAAATTCATCGCCTTCCTCAACCCCGGCACGGCCCTGGTGCCCGGTGCGACGATCAAGGTCATCTCTCCTGCCAAGCCGATCAAGACAAAGGTCACCCGGATCATCGTCGACAAGGCGACCCGGCGCGTGGCCGCCTATGATGCGGATGGTGAGATGATCGTCGATTACCCGGCAACCGTCGGATCGGATGCGACGCCCTCGCCCTCGGGGCACCACACCGTCGTCACGGTCGCACTGAACCCGAACTACACCTATAATCCCGAGAAGAATTTCAAGCAGGGCGATAACGACAAGGCGCTGATCGTTCCTCCGGGACCGAACGGGCCGGTCGGCAATGTCTGGATCGACCTGACGAAACCCACCTATGGCATCCACGGCACCCCGACCCCGTCCCGCCTGTTCCGCAACCAGTCCAATGGCTGTGTGCGGCTGACCAACTGGGACGCGCGCGAGCTGGCGGGTATGGTGATACCCGGCAAGACCAAGGTCGAGTTCCTGGAACCCGGCGTCACCATCGCAGATGTCACCGGTGGGCAGATTGCACCCGCAGAGGGTGTGATCCCCGCGACGGCTGTCGCGACGGCGACGACGGCAGCAAGTGCAGCGGTGACAAGACCTGTTACGACGGCCAAGCCAACCCTGTCGGCGCGTGCGCCCTTGCCCCGCCCGGCATGGCTCGGCCGGTCGGCGGCAACTGCTGACACGACGATGACGACAGAAATGGCGACGACAGGCACGGCCACGGCGCGGGGCAACCAGCCCGCCGGAATATCCGCTGCGACCGAACAGTCCACGGCGCCCTTGCCACCGGTCGGACAGCCTCAACCGGCAGGCGCTCCGGCTCCGGTTGCGGGTACACAGCCGGTTTATGAGAATACCAGCGAGGAAGAGGCGGATGGTTTCGCGCCGGCGACAACGCAGAACCCCGTCGACGACCTGCTGAGCGAAGCGCTCTCCAACGCGATCCCGGAATCCGACATCGTCCCGCCTGCCCCGGTTCAACCACAGTGA
- a CDS encoding extensin family protein, producing MRQFWPILACFVLVTGSGAIAQETPPERIEDAAPISSDTRPPARPESDTPAPPSEPEERSEPAKPREPAKPVEEAGPPAWKDLRETDQEYASCRLALSLLGSVYEEIPPITDPDDSDCGIARPLRVTEILPGLELEGGAEMRCDTARALGFWARDFLRPAAATLPDSPRLTGLRLGSTYSCRARAGTGKKRPKLSEHALGNAIDIAAFLFDNSDPLPVQPREDTGDRFEAFQRSARATACLYFTTVLGPGSNEAHDDHLHLDVKSRKNGWRLCQ from the coding sequence GTGAGGCAATTCTGGCCGATCCTAGCCTGTTTTGTGCTCGTTACGGGTTCGGGGGCAATTGCACAGGAAACACCCCCCGAACGTATCGAGGATGCTGCCCCGATCAGCAGCGATACGCGCCCTCCCGCGCGGCCGGAGAGCGACACACCGGCACCGCCCAGTGAACCGGAGGAAAGGTCGGAGCCAGCCAAACCGCGTGAACCTGCGAAACCGGTCGAAGAGGCCGGACCGCCCGCATGGAAGGATTTGCGGGAAACCGATCAGGAATATGCCTCTTGCCGTCTGGCGCTGTCGCTGCTTGGCAGTGTTTACGAGGAAATTCCGCCGATCACCGACCCGGATGATTCCGATTGCGGCATCGCGAGACCGCTACGCGTGACCGAGATCCTGCCCGGACTGGAACTGGAAGGCGGGGCAGAGATGCGTTGCGACACGGCGCGCGCCCTTGGTTTCTGGGCACGCGATTTCCTGCGCCCCGCAGCGGCGACCCTGCCGGATTCTCCCCGCTTGACGGGTTTGCGGTTGGGATCGACCTATAGCTGCCGCGCACGGGCCGGAACGGGTAAGAAGCGCCCGAAACTCTCTGAACATGCGCTCGGCAATGCGATCGATATTGCCGCGTTCCTGTTCGACAATTCCGACCCGCTGCCGGTTCAGCCGCGCGAGGATACCGGCGACCGGTTCGAGGCCTTCCAGCGCAGCGCTCGGGCAACCGCTTGTCTCTATTTCACGACGGTTCTTGGGCCGGGCTCGAACGAGGCACATGACGATCATCTGCATCTGGACGTCAAGAGCCGCAAGAATGGCTGGCGCCTGTGCCAATAG